agggatacgggttgGGGGTGTTATAACTTGAATTACCAAAAGGCATAAAAAAAATGTTATTTGACCATTAATTTTAGCAGTTGACCGTTAAAGTTAACTGCCCTTAATTTTTTCAGTTAAAGTAATCATGTGTCACAACCATGGTATTACATGtggcaaaaaaatataaaaaataaaaatcaataaaaattataaaactattaaattttaataaaatataaaagaatttaaattttattaaaattaaaaaattgtaaaattgtaaaaaatataaaatatatagaaatatagaaaatttctaagattttataaagtcctaagaaaattacaaaaatgtaaagaaatataaaattagtataaaaataaaaattatcataccaaaagaaatattttataatttttctctaacttttatttatttttattttatcatttttgccACATGTCATGCTTTCTTGCAACACatgatgatttaaataaaaaaatgggagtctttaattttaataatggtTAAAGGGcattttaatgcattttataatttttatgatttttataaaattttataatttttacgatatttataatttatttataattttaataagatttaaatttttatattttattaaaatttaataatttttattgattttaattttttatttttttgccacATATTATGCTATGGTTGTGATACAAGATTGTAATACTCGAAAATTTCTATAATAAGATATTATccgaaaaataagaaaataagtgataaaagggaagttttgagttatgacaacattgggaagtaaattatgatatcttgattcaggaaaagactaaattgtaaaagtgtgaaaagtTTTGTtgtacaagagtaaatactcaaaacttgaggggttaaagtgtaaatttgaaaaatttaaggaccaatagtgtaaatattttaagggtggaatgatctagaaactaaggaaaatggatgaattaggaccaaattgaataagtgaagaattatgagggactaaattgcaattttaccaaattaaagatgactcaaggatgaaattttaaaagatcatcaATGGTAATATGGTCAATTAGaaggagagagaaatctagaaacaATAATGACATTGGAgatattttgataaattaaataaatattagtttattaatactttaaattaattttaaatgatattttattattttattattattttatttaatatatatatgtaaggaaaGAAAGAGGAGGATGGACATTTTTatcatgcactaacgtgagagaaagagataaagaaagaaagttttgctttctttacaatttggtctttctataaaaaattcactattttcacccaaaaatcaaaagaatttccatagctaccaagagagaaaaatgttaaggagactatgggaagttagaatatTAAGTTGATTTaagaaatggaagctgaaggagagagaaaatcaagatgaagattgaaatcaatagaacaaggtaagaacatcataatttcaatatatttttaagtttgatattattgaaaaagcatgagattaatgttaatgtagagtttccttacatatgttcctatgttcttgatatgttagtgaagagaaaataagagaaagtgatgagaaatagtgtagaaaaagaaaataagagtgttataaacatggtaattaatatcttgcactaaaacagttttggacagcagcagtagtctaactttgaaaaatcacaaaaaattgtaaaagttgaattataggattaataacatattaaattaaatcttattgagtctagtttattatagaagaaattatgtaagcaatgaaattgtaaatcatgagatataataaattttgtgagacaaggtcagaatgatttcgggttcccctattctgactttggaaaatcataaaaaattagagaaaaacaattatgggcttaaatttatatttttagaatctgaAATGAtcctattttcaatagaaataaacggaaacatcattcaaattctgtaggaggatataattaatttttagtgaagaagggtcagaactgttagacaacagaacaggggtaactttaaagaataaactgtacttattggctaaactaaaaattctgaaaattttatggtaagaatatatatgagtctattttcaaggaaaattagcggatcttaattttgagttctatagctccagatataaataatttagtgactatgacatagatggacagcttgaatattcataaaagtaaataataaaaattttagataatgttacttacaagtgtgttatatacattaaggatgtggaatggagaggagggggaggaaaatatatatgaatattgaactagtatggttaatttgcatgttttaggctcaatgactaaattgaataaaagtaaaactttaaggggcaattttgtaaaaatgtcaaaatgaccaaattgaagggaatgaattgttttatcatctaaattaataaattgaatgaaattattaatttaagatcgggtgaaaattgagaaaataataaattaccaaaatacccctaaatcttagtatttctgcaatttaatcAGGTAGGTTCGTATAACTTGAATGAGCATATAAATATgtcaatttaaatattatattatattttatatgatgtttgaattgaatatatgaaatgtatggatgttgaaatgaaagaaataatacaTGTTCTAAAACTACTTGAAAAGGATAAAATCTGTTTGAATATTGGGTTCcagatggatatatgtgatttcccaaatgaaaaggtttctgcatgtgttgcagaaatagATAACCCGGACGGTTAATCTGACAAAAGCCTTCTCGAGAATATAAAGTGGATAGGATTCGTTCCTGATTCACTATAATACCTCAAAGTGGACAGGATTTGTTCCTGATTCACTATGAAGTGGATAGGATTTGTTCCTGATTCACTATGGTAATTTAAAGTGAATAGGATTTATTCCTGATTCACTATGGTAACTTAAGGCGGATAGGATTTGACCTGAAAAGGTAATCCTGATTCGCTACAGTTACATGATATATGATTCATTATGGTAACCTAAGGTGGATAGGATTTGACCTGAAAAGGTAATCCTGATTCACTACAGTTACATGAGATGTGACTCGAGAGAGTGATTGATGATTAAACGTCCTAAGGGTTatttctgaatatgaattgatggaataTGGAAATGTACGCTTTAAGTGTACTGTTGAAAAATCCATTGGAACTCCAATGATTCAACGAATAGAATATTAGATATGATACGAGAATTATAATAtaaaaaggatgttacatgaaacgtGAAAATGAATGCTAAacgatataaattaattgaaattattttgaaaatttcggtaatgcctcatattctatACTGGTCTCGAGTACGGGTATGGAGTGTTATAAGGATGGTTTTAACTGAAAAAAATTAAGGGCAGTTTAAGCGTTAAAGGtaacaatttttttaatatattttgatagtttaagtatccaattgagtgaaaaaatagtgatttaattattttttaaaataaaaattttacatccttaaatcaaaattaaagattaattgtacaaattaacttaaaatttcgTTTAAAATAATGATATAATATACCATATTAAACTTTTATTACATCATTAACTATGATTaataatttattgattaaaaataataaatcaataatgttattaataaaattgtaaaatttaatcatcaaaaatattttaaatcatacataaaaaTCTAGATTTAAGCATTTTATGGTAATGAAGACCTCCATCATCGTCGGTAGTGTTACGTTAAAAAGTCCATAAAATAAAATTGTTGAATTAGCCAAGAGTCCGCTCTGTTGATCAACCAATAACAGGCAGACAATTAGACAAACCCAACCAATCAATTTGCACCGCGCATTTAACTTCTCAAGGACAAATTTGTAAGTTCATAGAATATTAATGCCTTCTTCATTGACCATTTAATCCTCCGTTGTCCCCCTCCCTAAACTGGCTCACCCGACTCTTATAAACAACCAATTGCTTAAACGCACCACAAAGCGCTTCTTccactttttcttttcatctcAAAAATTGAAATTTCACCGTCAAAGCTTTTTCCCCTCAGGTTCGAGCTCTGAAATGGCAACCGAGAATAACAGTTCCAGGGTCGGATCTGGATCCGGATCTCATTCTGTCAACGGCGACGCGGCTCCTGACCGCAAGATCGCGTTGATCACTGGCATCACTGGTCAAGATGGTTCCTACCTGACCGAATTCCTCCTCAACAAAGGCTATGAAGTCCATGGCTTGATCCGCCGCTCTTCCAACTTCAATACGCAGCGTATCAACCACATCTACATTGATCCACATAACGCCCACAAGGCTCGGATGAAGCTCCATTACGCTGACCTCACCGACGCTTCCTCGCTTCGTCGCTGGCTCGATACTATTCGACCCGATGAGGTTTACAATCTGGCGGCTCAATCTCACGTGGCCGTCTCTTTTGAGATCCCTGATTATACAGCTGACGTGGTGGCTACGGGAGCTCTTCGCTTGTTGGAAGCCGTTAGATCCCATATCGCCGCCACGGGTCGGACCCATATCAAGTACTACCAAGCTGGATCGTCCGAAATGTTCGGATCCACCCCTCCTCCGCAATCTGAACATACCCCGTTTCACCCCAGATCTCCATACGCAGCTTCCAAATGCGCCGCGCATTGGTACACTGTGAATTACAGGGAAGCTTACGGTCTTTTCGCATGCAATGGGATTCTTTTTAACCACGAGTCCCCGAGGAGAGGAGAGAATTTCGTGACCCGGAAAATCACCCGGGCCGTTGGGAGGATCAAGATTGGGTTGCAAAACAAGTTGTTTTTGGGGAACCTTCAAGCTTCGAGGGATTGGGGTTTTGCCGGGGATTACGTGGAAGCTATGTGGATGATGCTGCAACAAGAGAAGCCGGACGATTACGTGGTGGCGACGGAGGAATCGCATACGGTGGAGGAGTTTTTGCAAGTGGCATTTGGGTATGTTGGGTTGAACTGGAAAGATCATGTTGTGATTGATAAGAGGTATTTTAGGCCTGCCGAGGTGGATAACCTGAAAGGTGATTCAAGTAAGGCAAGGAAAGTTCTTGGGTGGAAACCCAAAGTTGGGTTTGAGCAATTGGTGAGGATGATGGTTGATGAAGATATCGAGTTGGCTAAGAGGGAGAAAGTACTGGTCGATGCTGGTTATATGGATGCCCAACAACAGCCTTAATTTACTGTGCCATCcaaaattttcttctttgatGATATATTTGGTGTTTAAGAAGAGGGtatttatttaaatgtttaatttaatttaagttttatgtaTCCATTTATTTCCTAGAAGTTCCTTCATATTGATGATACTCTGAAATATTTTCATTTTGATCAAGGATAGCCTGAAATTTGCTGTTAAGTTTGATTATGCCATGAGAATTCTGGAAATGAATCTAGATCCCATCACTTGAGTTTTGAATGTATGATGCACGTACAAGATCTGATTGAAACTTTGTGCATCTTGTGATCTGTTTTTTGTGTCACTAGATTTGATTGCTAAGTGTCAAAGCAAGACTTCGTAGTCATTGGATCATGTGGTATTTGTCCCAAGAGTTCTACATGTATGGCCTAATAAGATACTAAAAATCAAATATTGTTACCATCATTGTCTGCTTgtgaagattttgaatgatgtcgGCAGGGGGCAACTTTTGCTTTCACGTTACAACTGCATCACGTTCAATCCAAAAATAAATTGTCTATTATCTGTATTCAAAACTTTGCTAGCCCAAATGTTAGTACACTTGCTGTTTTGGGTAGAAAAATAAACACGATTCTCAATGAAGAACTGAGAATTAAGGGTAAAAGAATCATGTCGATGATGAGTCAAAGCTGCGATTTGATGTCGAATTAAGGGTTAAAAATGCAATCTATGCACCGTTTTTTTCTCATTATCTTCTGCTTACTGAACCAATAGAAGAGGCAAAGACACAAACAAGTAACTAAAAGCCTGTAATGAATGCAAAATTCAAGAAAACTTACATGCTAATCTAATAGGACTTGAGCTGGGAATTTTCACTCATTGTAGATGTAGAACTTTAACAATACATGCTTCATAAAAAAAGCAGAGTAGACAGAATTTTTCCCTGTACAATACCATTGAATCCTAATGGACTACTTTGGTAGCCTTCTCTGCAAGCTAATCTTATGTTACTCCAACTTGATTTCGAGTATaatcttatttttaatttaatttttgggtaAGTAGTGGATATTTGTATCCAACTCAAATACTTTGACCCCTTTGAATGTTCATTTCAATTTTGGGTGCTTTTTTCACTCTTAACTTCACCACAGCAAGCTGTTTGGGAAGTGCAAAATTCATGGAAAATCTCACTGCTATAACTATGTTTCAATCCAAATAAATCTctcatttatatttttaatttcattcacAATTATTATTGTACTTCACCGCAAATTTAAAGGCAGCCTTAGCTCCGTCGTGACGACTAAATCATTTAAAGGAGAATGTTGGGAAGCTAAAAGGCTTGGTGACGGTAAGAGTCGGGTTAATGGGCAACACGACCCGGAAAAGAAATCCGGGTTGCAAAAAGATTATACTTGCACGTGGCAGTTTCTCAGGAAACGACAGCGTTCTAGCCTGATCAGTTTACGGTCGTCTTCTAGTCTGACCAGAACCATGTACctattttgttcatcaaatccattatAATCTTCGGTTGTTTCTTCTGTTCTCATGGTTTTTCCTCAAATTTTTTAGCGTTTTCAAATTCAGTTTACGGCAAAGAAAGCTAAGCCATCTTACTTAACGACTCTATTCGAAATATGAGAATCCGGAATCAGGGTACAGCCGAACCGGCGACTACAAGAAAGACGCCGCCGACGAGGAAGTCTGCTGCGAAAACTTCATCGGGATGTACAGCTGCTGCGGCGGAATCCACGGCTCTGAAAACGGCGGGAACAAAGCAGGCCTCCGCTGCTAAAGCGAAGCAAATGGAGAAAAATGAAATTTCAACTGTGATTATCGACGGCTCTGATTCTAATCTTGAAGGATCAGCAGGTTAGTAAGTACTgctatataatttaaaattcgtATGCTTAGCTATATTGGTAATACTGTTTGATGATTTTGCTTTTGATGTTGGACTGTGAAATGTTTCTGTTCAAATTGATTTtcctttttatgaattttaaatttgaaatagtTGAAGAAGTGAAGTCATCACCTGAAGCTACAAGACTGACACCGGAGAGCAAAGCTACACCAGGCACTAAATTAGTTTCAAAGCGAACACCTGGAAGACCTAAACGTGCTGTTTCTGCGAAAGGGAAAGCTGTCTCCGTAGTGAATTCTGAGGGAACAGCCAATGAGAAGGTTTTGGAATCACCAAATAAGGTAGAAATGGAGCACCAAAAggtaaaagaaagagaaaaaattgAAGAAACTGGAAAGTCCAAACTGGAGGAGAAAGTACCATGTGATGGGAGCATTGAAGAGTATGTAGCTAAAGAGGATTCACTTCTAGTAAGCGGGACAGATCGCAAAATTGTGGACCTTAATGTAAAAGAAGGCAGGAAAGATAAGTTGAGTGGAGAAGATGTGCAAATGGAACAAGATAGGTATGGCAGTTTCGATGATGAGTTTGAGTACAGTGACAGAGTGGACTTTGGGGACCACGATGATGAAGTACTTGCAGATGATGATGTAGATGACCCTATTGAAGAAACTGAGGCATTGGAGGAGGAGTGCAAAGAACTAACTGCTATTGCAAAAGAACATAAAATTAAGAAAGAGTGTGAGATTTTTGTTGGTGGATTGGATCGAGATGCTGTTGAGGAGGACTTGAGACAGGTTTTTGAGAAAATTGGTGAGGTGGTTGAAGTTAGGTTGCATAAGAATCCGATAACCAACAAGAATAAGGGATATGCTTTTGTGAAATTTTCAAATAAAGAACATGCAAAGCATGCCTTGTTAGAAATGAAGAACCCGGTTGTAAGTATTAGTTATAGTATTTGCTTTGTCCATTCATCAACTAAATTTGACTTTCCAGTTCGCAGATTTGTGGGAAACGATGTGGGACGGCACCTAGTGAAGACAATGACACATTGTTTTTGGGAAATATTTGCAATACATGGACAAAAGAAGCTGTGAGCATATAATGGTATTTATTGCATGGCCATTATCTTAATTTGTATGCTTACTCTTGCTATATTCTTGTTTTACAGATCAAACAAAACCTTAAAGTGTATGGTATTGAAGGAGTTGAGAATATTACTCTTGTCCCAGATGTTCAACATGAAGGGTTGAGCCGTGGTTTTGCATTTTTAGAGTTCTCTTGCCATGCTGATGCAATGCTTGCATACAAGAGACTACAGAAGCCTGATGTTGTATTTGGACACCCTGAGAGAACTGCTAAAGTAGCTTTTGCTGAACCGTTGCGGGAGCCTGATCCAGAGATAATGGCCACAGTAAAAACTGTATTTCTTGATTCACTTCCTCCTCATTGGGATGAAGATCGTGTAAGGGAAAAACTCAAAGGTTATGGAGAGATAGTGCGAATTGTATTGGCCCGGAACATGTCAACTGCTAAGAGAAAAGACTTTGGATTTGTTGATTTCTCCACCCATAAAGCTGCTACAGCTTGTGTAGATGGTGTGAATAATACACAACTGGGTGATGGGAGCTCAAAGGTACCATATATAGTTTGATAGTAATTTCCTTAGCCTGGCCCTCTCTAGAAaacattttcttttatatttagtGTTGTtgcacaaatttttttcttgtttcctttttgttttttgaTAAGACTGATTGTGGCATAAACCTTTGTTGCACCAGTCAAGCTAGCTAAGATGCTAAGCACACTTGAAAAGGAACCCTGGAATGGTCCTGCTATGATGAATAGATATGATTACACACCACTTGTCAGGCATACAAGTACCGTAGAATACTCATCCTTTACGATGTTTCTAGAAAATGTGTAGCTTGTCAAGAACATCACTAGAACATTATAAAGACATGGCGTGTCACCTCCCTTTTGTGTTTGAATtccatcaatatatttttaatgtattaaaaTTGCTCTTTCTCCTGTAGGCAAAAGTCAGAGCAAGGCTATCGAACCCTATGCCTAAAACACAAGCTATTAAGGGGGGAATGTCTGGTGGGTTTCGAATTGGAAGTGGTGGCAATGGCACATTTTCAAGATTTGGTAATCATTTATATTTTGGAAATAGATATATGTTGTTGTCTGTGCATTTTTGTTACTTACAAATTATTTTCTTATAGGGAGAACCGTTGGCCAGGTTGGACATCGCTTTAACTCGAAAGGTTTCCAACATGGCCGGTATTACCATCAAAATGAACGTGGTCGAACTAGTACAAATGAGCATGACTTTGACAATCGATATTCTGAGTTCCATCGGCAGCAAGTTATGGGTAAAGGTTTAAACCAATTAATTATTGCTCCATCTAGCTTTCTATCTTTAAACTACAGATGCAAGTCATGCAACTTATACAAATAAGGATCTTGCATTGTACAGTTTAGAACTTGACGTATTTAATTACACCAAAGCAGGTGGAAGGAGGGGCTCTTATGGGGATGGTTATCGCACACCCAGTAGAGCTGCCGCATTTGTTAGCCCTTCAAGATATAATTTGCGTAGGTCTTGGTATGATGGCCCTGAAAGGGCATGGAGGGAGCATGCTCCGCCTAGGAGGCAACCGTTTTCTCCTCAACGAGCCTTTGATCAACCTTATGGGGGGCAGCAATATGATGACCCTTATTATTATGATGAAAGTGCACATAGCATGAAGAGGCCATTTTATATGACAGTAAGTGTTAATTTTCCTACCATATCTACATTCTGCTGTCCCGGCATTTGTTTTTTGTTTGAACCTTTGACTGTGCTCTTAGGACCATGATCCTGAATACATGGAGCCTCCTAGATTCCGTCCTCGAATGGATCATCCTTATCCAGAAGTTACATTTCATGAAACCCGCCATCGTGGTGTGTATTTCATTCTGCTAATGTTTCTTTTGTTTGCTGCTCCTGTGAATCTGTTTTTACCATATCACTCATTCATGTGGCTATGTGCTTTAGATCCTCATCATGCAGCTGGTAGTGGTCTCTACTCCCATGATTATTTTGTTTCTGATGTGAGTAATCAACCCATAGCTCCCTGTTAATgcatttaaatattcaattaacaATTTCATGATGGCCAATTATTTCATTTTGTTATAGTATGATGCATATCCCCCGTATTATCGGGATCATTCCTATGGAGGCAGCTACTAGTAGCAGGCTCAAGAACTGTTGGTAATTTCAATTGCTTGACATTATTTGTTTTCTTAAACCGAATACTGAGTTTTGCTAATATTCTAGAAGCTCTTGCTCAATTTGTCTTGGTGGGCCTGGAAATGCAGATGCAGCTCACTGGGAAGGACAGAGGCTTACTTGAAAAAAGTCGTTGAACCTGCCTTAACTTCTTTCTGTTTTCTGTTTTCTTATCCTGCATTTCCTCATGCTCCTACCTCCTATTTTGATCTCTTTCCCCTTTCTATTAACTTTTAGTAGAAAATAAATTATGATATGTCTAGTGTGTGTAGGTGGTCTATTAAGAActtaatcaagaaatcatgtaccATGGAGATCAAGGGTTTCTGATACAATTTATTGTGCTGTAGTATGGAAAAAGATTTCCTAGAATGCTAATTTTTGAGATTATGGACAGAACATATTGACTGATGAGCATTATTCATAAATCTCCATATATGTTAAGCATCTGTTTGGAAATTATTTCTTAAAGTGGAAGGTTTCATGCTAAGTTTATGATTCTATTAATGGAGATTCTGAAGTTAAAACTTTAGATCACTATTGAGAAATCGGTGGTGTCTTTTGAAGATTTCAGGAGCTGGATGAGGTGTATACTTTGTATACATGACATATACGAATCATGTTAATATAAATTCTGTTTGGGAGTTTTTTATGGATGGGATTGGCACATGATTACTTGTGGTGATAGTTTTTGATCTTGATATCATCCTTCATCTGTATGAATCAAGGTTGGATTTGTCCGCCTATCATACGTCTAATCTCTTTCTGTTCTTAGGTACTTAAACTTATGTATTATTTGTATCTGCAACTTATACAAAGGTTTATACAGAAGAACTTCTGATTTCGATCCCAACTTTATAGGAGAACAAATCTTCAAGAGGTTGATCTTCCATTACTTTTAGAGAGAAATTTTGGTATTCTATTTACTCGAATAAATCTTTAATTTCCTATTGGGCTGAAACTGAAATTGATTTTCTAGTGAGACGGTTTGCATCTCTCACTGGTGGTGGCTTTAAAAAGATCTTCAGCTTTCGTTTATCTTACTGATAGTGTATTGATCTGGAAATATATTGGTCTGCATGCAAGTAATTGCAGTTTTTGTGGATAGATCTCTGCACTTTTACTTTAGATGATTGAATTGCTAATGCAATCTTTAAGTTTCAGGCATTTCTAAGTGGCCATCAGAATTAAGGATCAGATCATATATGCAATTTAAGAGATCTATTACCAGCTTAAACCACAAAAAGAGAAAATAACTCGGTTCTGTTTCTTTTAGGGATATTAACTATTATTCGGGCTATAGATTGGAGGGGTTttccttcctttttcttttttttttgttttgtgtgtgtgtgttgcAGGTGGCTGTTTCTTGTGAGGAGAGAAACTTGTGGAATCATCTCTGCCGTTAAGAAATGGATATTTTGCAGCATTTTTTAAGTTCTATCTGCTCATTCAAGAAATAGTTACCAGTTCATCCCTTAACAATTTGCAATTGCGTTGATGATTTCTCAAACCAATAGTGGGAATTTGCTATTCTCTGCTTATATTGATTTAATTCTTAATAGTTTTCAGTTCTCATAGGTCAattgcttgcatcttaagtgaCAATATGGATGTGTAGGGCAGCTGGTTTAATGTGAATATGAGATGTTTCAGATGACATAAAAGTTGTTTTTGAGGTCAAATAGTAGGTGGAAGGGAAACAAATGACGAAAATGTCAATATAAATGTCTTTACAGTTCATTATGACGAGGCACATTTTACATATACAATTTGTCAGTTACATGGTACATTAGTCTTGTGGTAGTCAGTGGGCATGATGGTTGAtaaacactttgttttgcttgttCAATCTGTTGCAAGGAAGATGCTTACATTTACATGATACTGTTAATGGAAGTTTTCCAGTCTTCTAGGATTGCCAATCATGGGAATCtataataatttgaataattaacGAATCTGTGGAGTGGATGTAGTTATTGTGTGATCTATTTGCCTTTGGAATATGCCGTGGAGTCTAACATATCGGTTATGGTGGTACGGTAGTTCTTTGCATTTCAGTTCTAGACTATTTTCTGGTTAGTCTGCTGTTTTCTCTGTTGTTTTCGTTTATGGTTGTGAAAGTTCTATTTAGGAAATAGTGGAAGTAGATTTTTGCATGCACTGTTGTCTGGGAAGCTGGTTTTGGATTTGGTGAATTTTTGCAAGTACTGCATTTTAAGTTGCCACAGTAGTTTAGGTTTCCGGACGAGTTGCAGCTTGTCAAATGATAAGGCTGCATTTTTTATGGAAATTTTAATTGTCAACAAGACGCATGTAGCTCCCTTTCTCATCCCTGAAAGTTTGAGTTCCATTCTTGTCTATGAGCGGTGAGTTGTAATAGGAGCCAAACTATTgcatttatgcatgttttatcattattattgacTAGAATCAAGAGATATTAAGTCATTGTTCTCTATATTCTTGGATTATTAAATCTAACAGGGGATTTGGTGtgattgaaaaataataatttttaagtaATTTACTTGGTAGGagagtaatttttatgtttgatgtctgttaaaaagtatatatatattgagaatGTAGCTTTGTTTTGAAATTACTTTCTTTcaattatgttatgtgatccctTTGAATAAAGGTGAGAAAGTAGCATCTTCATGTAATTGGAAAGTTAAAAATATACTTTTGAGGTCAAGAAGTTACTAGTCAAATGGTAATAACTTGGGTTCCAGTTCTATTGATATGAGGTTCAAGGTTAGATACTTAGCTCCTTCTCCTCTCCTTTGATTTTGATAGAAGCTTTGATtgtaatttttctttaaaacccTTTTGAGAcaaatcattaaaatatttaattttaaattgattttaagtactataaaattgaaatttatattctaatttaaatatatattaaacatataaattattttaaatttaattacatattaatTTTGAGGTaagtgtattttttatttaaaatagataaatattatttaaagagAAATACATTAAATTGTGTGTtagttaataataaatataatttggaagttttaaatttaataaaatttgtattttatttgatgagtatgattttgaaaataacatcaaattcct
This is a stretch of genomic DNA from Gossypium arboreum isolate Shixiya-1 chromosome 11, ASM2569848v2, whole genome shotgun sequence. It encodes these proteins:
- the LOC108474160 gene encoding GDP-mannose 4,6 dehydratase 1 codes for the protein MATENNSSRVGSGSGSHSVNGDAAPDRKIALITGITGQDGSYLTEFLLNKGYEVHGLIRRSSNFNTQRINHIYIDPHNAHKARMKLHYADLTDASSLRRWLDTIRPDEVYNLAAQSHVAVSFEIPDYTADVVATGALRLLEAVRSHIAATGRTHIKYYQAGSSEMFGSTPPPQSEHTPFHPRSPYAASKCAAHWYTVNYREAYGLFACNGILFNHESPRRGENFVTRKITRAVGRIKIGLQNKLFLGNLQASRDWGFAGDYVEAMWMMLQQEKPDDYVVATEESHTVEEFLQVAFGYVGLNWKDHVVIDKRYFRPAEVDNLKGDSSKARKVLGWKPKVGFEQLVRMMVDEDIELAKREKVLVDAGYMDAQQQP
- the LOC108473771 gene encoding uncharacterized protein LOC108473771, with the protein product MRIRNQGTAEPATTRKTPPTRKSAAKTSSGCTAAAAESTALKTAGTKQASAAKAKQMEKNEISTVIIDGSDSNLEGSAVEEVKSSPEATRLTPESKATPGTKLVSKRTPGRPKRAVSAKGKAVSVVNSEGTANEKVLESPNKVEMEHQKVKEREKIEETGKSKLEEKVPCDGSIEEYVAKEDSLLVSGTDRKIVDLNVKEGRKDKLSGEDVQMEQDRYGSFDDEFEYSDRVDFGDHDDEVLADDDVDDPIEETEALEEECKELTAIAKEHKIKKECEIFVGGLDRDAVEEDLRQVFEKIGEVVEVRLHKNPITNKNKGYAFVKFSNKEHAKHALLEMKNPVICGKRCGTAPSEDNDTLFLGNICNTWTKEAIKQNLKVYGIEGVENITLVPDVQHEGLSRGFAFLEFSCHADAMLAYKRLQKPDVVFGHPERTAKVAFAEPLREPDPEIMATVKTVFLDSLPPHWDEDRVREKLKGYGEIVRIVLARNMSTAKRKDFGFVDFSTHKAATACVDGVNNTQLGDGSSKAKVRARLSNPMPKTQAIKGGMSGGFRIGSGGNGTFSRFGRTVGQVGHRFNSKGFQHGRYYHQNERGRTSTNEHDFDNRYSEFHRQQVMGGRRGSYGDGYRTPSRAAAFVSPSRYNLRRSWYDGPERAWREHAPPRRQPFSPQRAFDQPYGGQQYDDPYYYDESAHSMKRPFYMTDHDPEYMEPPRFRPRMDHPYPEVTFHETRHRDPHHAAGSGLYSHDYFVSDYDAYPPYYRDHSYGGSY